In Nocardioides sp. JS614, the sequence CACCGAGTCGACGATGACTTTCGCCATCGCCGCAAAGGTGAAGGGGATACCGCTGCCGAGCACGATCATGCCCAGCACGATCTGCCAGGGATGGTCGTGCCAGAGGGCGAACATGGCGAGCCCGACTGAAGCCATCGCCATCCCGAGCGCCATCGGCCACTTCGACCCGTAGCGCCGGCCGAGCACGCCGGCGAGCGGACCGGAGACGAACCCGGCGAGCGCGCCAGGTAACAGATAGAGCCCCGCGGTCGTCGTGCTCGCGCCGAACCCGTATCCGACCAGGCGTGCGAGCGAGTCAGGAAGCCCCTGCGGCGTCTCGGCGAAAATCGGGATCAGCACAAAGGAGCCGAACATGGCAAAGCCCGCGATCAGGCCGGTCAGATTGGAGAAGAGCACCGGCCGCCTAGCCCCAATGAAAGGCGTGACCACGAACGCGACGGGCACCATCGGCAGGCTGATCTCGAAGATGATGCATGGCGGCGCGAGGGCGTCGCACAACTCGGCGGCGACGTCTGGCGAGACGATCTTCGGCAACGGACGTCGCGACGATCGTCTGCGTTGAGCGCCGTCAAGGCGTAACCAACAGCAAGACCGCAAAGACGCGCAGCGTCGGCCCGACTGTCATACCCGGTCCGACTGCCACATAGGGAGGCCCTCCGTCGCTGGCACGTCCAACAACATTACATTGCGTAACGAAACAAGAGTTCCGGTCGCTCAATGACGAGGAGGTTCGCGGCGGCGGCTCCCGCTTGCTCCGACTAGTGTCTGTCAGCGATGGTTTCCGGAATCGACCCCTCAGCGCTGCGCGCCGCCCGCGAGAAGGCGGGCCTGACCCAGCATGAGTTGGCGCGTCTTGTTGGTGCCGCCGGTGGGGAGCGCATATCTCGTTGGGAGCTGGGCGCGTCGGTTCCTCGACCGGACTTCTTGGTCAAGCTTGCTAGACCGTTGACCGTGTCCCTGGCCGCCCTCGTTCAAGATGACCTCAGCGGCAACGCCCCCGGTTGGATGGTCCGCCTTCACTCCACGGGCTCGTGGGCGGGACCTCGCCTACTGCTCGCCACGTTCGCGGCCTACACGGGTCGCAACCACCTGCTCGCGGAGTTCCAGGAGATGGCCCGCGTCTTCTGGGACAACTCCCTCCAGTCGGACTAGGCACGGGCGAGCCCTAGGACGTGCCGCGCCCGCGGCGTAGGGACCTGTCGGCACGTTCATGAAGACATGCGCTCTGAGGAGCTGGTTGGAATCGCCCGGTCATGCCGAGTTTCGGGCGCGTCAGGGCGACGGACGCAGGCGGTCGTGGATGTGCGTCACCTTGACCCATTCCGCGCGCAACATGGCATACATGTATCCGTCGTGCCATGTTCCATCGCGGTGCAGTCCGGATTGCACCGTGTGCGCCTCTCGTCGCATGCCTAGTCGCTCCATCAGCCGCCAAGAAGCTCTGTTCTCGACGGTGCATCCGGCGACAACGCGATGCAGCCCGAGGTGACCGAAGCAGATGTCGAGGAGGGCCGACACAGACTCGGTGGCCAGGCCGCGTCCTTGCCAGTCGGGGCTAACGACCCAACCGATTTCCGCCGCTACGCCCTGGGCTTGTTCGCGTACTTCAGCCTGTGAATAGGCGTTCTCGCGCACCAGCAGGAGGTCCCCAATCACTTGGTCGCCGACCTCCACGACCAAAGTGCTGGCGAGGCGCTCCGCCTCGACGAATCTGTCCGTCCACGGGCCCAGTTCACCTGGCAAACCGGTCAGGAAGTCGGAGACCCCTGGCCTTCGGCGGATGGCCCAGATGACCTCTGCATCACTTCGTGTGGCTGGTCTTATGGAGGCACGCGCAGTCCGGTGGGGCCAAGCAACCGATTCAGCGAACGTCATGACATGGAGTCTCGCGCAGCCCGTATACAAAAGGCACAGGCTGGTCGAAACCGCCCGACCATGCCGCTGACCGGGTCAGGTGCCGGACGCCATGTAGGCCGCCAGGACGTAGTTGGGGTGTCGGTCGAGGTTCTTGCGGGCGCGGTCGTAGCGCATGGTGGTTCTCGGGTCGGCGTGCCGGGCCGCGATCTGGACGTCACGCAGGTCGACCCCGGCGTCGAGCATGGTGGTGACGAAGGTGTGGCGGAGCATGTGCGGGTGCATCCGATCGGTGGCGATTCCCGCGACCCGGGCGAGGGCTCGCAGCCGGCGGGTGGCGCAGTGCCGGTCCATCCGGTTGCCGGTGCGGCTTCTGAGGATCGGCCCACCGGTCCGGCCGTCGACCGCGCGCTCGATCGCGCGTCCCACCGCGGGTGGCAACGGGACCAGCGCGATCTTGTCGCCCTTGCCCCACACGCGGAGCACGCGATGTCCGTGCACTTCCTCAAGAGCCTCGACATTGGCGCCGGTCGCTTCGAAGATCCGCAGCCCGAGCAGGCCCAGCATGGTCACCAGGGCGAAGTCGTTGATGTTGGCCGACTTCCTGCCGGCGGTGAGCATGGCCTCGAGCTGGAGGTGGCTGAGACCCAGCGTGGGTGACTCCGTGGAGACGCGGGGACGGCGCACGTACTCCGCTGGCGAGTGCTTTAGGAGGCCGTCGATGACGCAGGTGCGGTAGAAGCCGGCGACCACCGATAGCCGACGCGAGACGGTGGAGGGCTTGTATCGGCCGACCTCCTGCATCCAGCGGAGGAAGAGCTCGACGTGGGGGCGCTGGGCCGCCAACGGGTCCAATCCTTGCCGGCCGCACCAGCCGAGGTAGGAGCGTAGGTCGGACTCGGTGTGAATCCGGGACTGGCCCTTGAAACGTGCAAGGTAGGCCGCGACGGCGATGCGAAGCGTGGCGCTGGCGTCTGCGCCAGGGACGATGAGTTGGGCAGTGTTCATCGCCCCACTGCGTCACTCGCAGAAGGCGCTGTCAACGCCACCGCTCTGCAGCCGTCGTCATCGGCGCCTGGGGGCGCCGCGTTCCCACCAGTCGACAGGCGGACCGTTACCAATCAGGCTGGTTGTGAACTCGACGTCCGAAGCGTTGCAGAACTTCCAGAGTTCCTTCGCCGCGCGGCTGTACTGAAAGACGACCTGATCGACCTCGAAGACATCGAGCTGACCGGCACGAAAGCGGTCAACGGCCTCCCCGACATGTTGGACAAGTTCAGCCAACTGAGCCTGGTGATACTCCGCAACCGCCTCACGTGCGGCCCTCCGCTCCGACTTGCTGGACATACCAGCGAGGCTACTAAGTCGGCAGCGGCAGGACGCTTCCTCGACGACCATGCCCTCACAGCGGCAAGGGAGGACGTCTTCAGTTCGCCTAGGGTACTGTCGGCACGCTGCAACTTCCGGTACAAGAACGCCATGGTGCGACTTCGTGTGGATGACTCGGCCGCCGCTAACGACGGTGCAGCGGTGTGGCCCATGTACAAGTCAGTCTTCGGCGATTACTCCGACTACGAAACGTGGCACGGGGCCGTCTGGGGCAAGCACAGCGTCCGGAACGGATTTCGCCTCGCCCGCGCGTACGACGCCGACGTGCTCGTCGGCTTCGCCTACGGCTACACGGGTGAGCACGGCCAGTGGTGGACCGACAACGCGCTCAGGGTGCTGGAGCATGAGGTCGCCGATGCCTGGCTGGGAGGACACTTCGAGTTGGTCAGTATCGGGGTGCTCGACACTGCTCGGCGTCGGGGTATTGGTCGAGGACTCATGCACGTCCTCCTTGAAGGTCTTCCCCATGAGCGTCTGCTCCTGATGACGTCTTCAGATCCTTCAGACCCGGCGAGGCGGCTCTACGCGTCCGAAGGCTGGCACGTCCTAGGTCCAGGCATTGGTGACGGGACCGTCATCATGGGGCGGCGTACCGGTGATCCGCCGACGGTCTAGAAGAGCCCGCACATCGGCATGAGAGTGCGCTTTGACTGCAGGTCGCGGGGGAGTGGCAGGTGCCCACAGAGCTCAGGTTCCGGCGCCAACTCGAATGGAACGAGGGCCCCGGCGTCGCCGAGGCCCTCGTTCTCGAACGCTGAGTTCGAGCTTTACGTGCACAAGTGACTATATGTCGTAATACTGACTGACTTACCCATGCTGACCTGCGCAAACGTCGAGGACCTTCGGCCATGTGTACCACGCTTGTAACGAGCGGGCGCGGAATCGAGCGCTGTACGTACAAGGGCACGTCCCGCGGCGTTGCCGTTCGAGGCGGCCGTCCGAGCCCCGCTTCGTGGGTGACATCGCGGGCGCCAAGCTGCTCACGTCGTCGGATCCATGCCGTCACGATCACTCGTCGCACGCATGGCCAGGTCCGCTCGGGAGAGGCGCCACACTCGCTCGGCGGAAACGCCGATAGCTCCACGCGATCAACCCCAGGGCCACGAGCCCCGACATGACGAGCGAGATGCCTGCCGCGGGGCCGCCGGGGAGCCAGCTGCGGTGGGAGAACCACCACCATGGGGGAACCGGGGGACCCGACACCCAGAGCAGTCCGCACGCCAGGACTCCGACGGCCAGCAGGGTGGACGAAGCGATCCTGGGCCAAGTCTCGACGTTACGCGCTGCACCGGCCAAGGCACGCTGCTTGAGCGGCTCGAGACGTCGCTCCGCCCATTCGTACTGCCGGGCCAGGATCGCTACCGCCGCGAAGATCATCAGGGTCCCCGGACCGGGAACGGCCAGAGCGACGAATCCAGCAACCAGAAGGGTCCAGCCGACGACTTCTAGCGCCAGTCGCTGTCCAACACGTTTCACAGCAACAGCGCCCGCATAAGACGCCGCGACAACCGTGCTGCAGGGTCATCGGATGAGGCCGCAGTCGCAGCGGCGACAAGCATCAGAGGAGTCATTCCGAGCGTGAACCTGTCGCCGACGGCTGAGTGGTCAGACCCACGTGCGCAAGGTAGTCGCCAGGGGCTCGGTGGGGTGACCGATGAGGCGGGCGAGGTCGCCCGGGGTAGGTGCGAGGGCGCCGTCGCGCATGTTGCCGTGGAGGGCGACCATGAAGCCGGCGGTCCCCTCGTCGAGACCGAACGCGAGCATCTGGTCGTGCTCCTGCTCGGGGGTCAGTGCCTGGTAGCGCACGGGCTGGTCCAGCACCTGCCCGGCGACGCCGGCGAACTCTTCGTAGCTCCATGCGGTGTCACCGGAGAGCTCGTAGGCCTGCCCCTCGTGACCGGTGCTGGTCAGCACCACAGCGCCGGCTTCGGCGAAGTCCTTGCGGGGTGCGGTCGCGAGACGCCCGTCGCCGACACTGTTGGCGATGACCCCCTGGTCCCGGGCGGCAGCGAAGTCCTGCTGGTGGTTCTCGGTGTACCAGCCGTTGCGCAGGAAGGTCGCCGGGATGCCAGAGGCGGTGATGAGCTCCTCGGTGGCCTTGTGCTCGGCAGCGAGGCCGAGGATGGTGGTCGGCGCCTGCAGCGCGGAGGTGTAGATCATGTGTCCGACGCCGGCGCGGCGGGCTGCCTCGATGGCGTTGCGGCGCGGTCCGAGGGCTTGCCCGGGTGCCCCGACGGAGATCAGCAGCAGCCTGTCGACGTCGGCGAGTGCGGCTGTGGTGCCCTCGACGTCGTCGAGGTCGAGAGCAGCGGTGCGCACTCCTCGGTCGGCGAGGGCGCTGAGGCGATCGGCGTTTCGACCGAGGGCGAGGATGTCGCCTGCGGGGATGCCGCGCCCGAGGAGCGCGTCGATGGTGAGGCCGCCGAGCTGTCCGGTGGCGCCGACGATGGCGATGGTCATGAGTTGAGTTCCTTTGTAGTTGTCAGTTGCTGATGGCGGGGGCGCGGTGGACATAGGTGGTGTCGTCGACCTGCCCAGCGGTGAAGGCGGCGATGTCGGCGCGGCCGATGGCGAAGCCGAGCTTGTCGGTGCCGAAGAACCCGACCCGGGGGGTGCCCTTCTTGGGGGTGTCCTTGGGGGCGATGAAGCGGACGATCGTCCAGTCGAGGTTGGACGCCATGACCAGGTCGGTCATCCCGGTGATCTCGTCGTAGGCGCGCCGCATGAAGGTGCGAGGCATGAAGGTCGTGAACCTGGTGACCAGCGTCGGCCGCTCGCGTGGGTCGAGGATCGCCGGGGTTGCGTGACCGACGTAGCGCCGTACGCCGTGGCGCCCCATGGCATCAAGGATGTGGCCGATGCCCACGACGAGGGGCAGCCCGGTCGCTGTGCGTTCCATGCTGGGGCCGAGCGCACTCACCACGGCGTGAGCCCCGAGGATGGCGGTGTCGATCGCGGCGGCATCGTCCAGCTCGCCGATGACGACGCGGACCCGGTCGGCCCAACCGGGCGGGACCTTGTCGGGGTTGCGGGCGTAGGCGGTGACGGTGTGGCCTCGGTCGAGCAGCTCAGTGACGGTGAGTGATCCGATGGCGCCGGTGGCGCCGAAGACGGTCACGTTCATGAGTTGGAGCTCCTGGTTTCGTGTAGGTGTTCAGCGGGTGATGAGGACCTTGCCGAGGGTGCCGTCGGCGAAGGCCGCGAACGCCTCGGGCGCGCGCCCCAAGGGGATGGCGGTCTCAACGTTGACGCGGAGCTCACCCCTGGCTACCCGCTCGAGCAGCGCCGCGAGCTTCTCGGCGGTGGCGTCGGCCATGATCGTGGCGACGGTGACGTCGTCGCGGCCGAACTGCTCGGCGCTCGCACCGAGGGTCGAGGCTGCGGCGCCGCCGGGCTTGAGGACGGTGGCGAGCGCGCTGGGGTCGCCGGCGGCGTGCACGATCTTGTCGACGCCCTGCGGCGCGATGGCCTCGATGGCGGCGGCGACGTCGCCGGTGTAGTCGAGGGTGTGCGCCGCGCCGAGGCTGCGGACGTAGGCCTCCTCCTGACCGGGCTGGGCGGTCCCGATGACAGTGGCACCGGCTGCCGCTGCGAGCTGGGTGGCGATGGAGCCGACGCCCCCGGTGGCTCCGGAGACGAGCACCGTCTCACCGGCCTGGATGTCGAGTGCCTCGAGCGCGTCTGAGGCGGCGACGCCGGCCAGGCCGATGACGGCAGCCTGCTGGGAGTCGACTCCGGACGGGACAGCGGTGACGGCGGTGGCGGGCAGCGCGACGTACTCGGTGAAGCTGCCGGTCCTGGGGCCGAGCGCCATGCCGGGGAAGACGGCGGTGACCCGGTCGCCGACCGCGACGCCTTCGACGCCCTCACCGAGGGCGGTGACGGTGCCGACGAGGTCGCGGCCGAGCACGACGGGGAACTCGATGCCGGGGATCATGTCCCAGACGTAGCCGGCGGTGACCGACAGGTCGAATCCGTTGACCGAGGCCGCCTCGACCTCGACGAGGACCTCGCCGGCGGTGGGCTCGGGAGTCGGCAGGTCCTGGACGGTGGGCTGGGTGTCGCGGGCGGTGATGGCGAATGCCTTCATGGTGTTCCTCCTGTGGATGGGTGGATCGGGTGGTGGGTCGGGCAGGGATGGATGTTCAGGCGGTGACGATGCGCAGCACCAGGACTGCGACCGACAGCACGAGCGGGACCAGCGGCATGGCCAGGCCCTTGGTGTCGCCGACGCGCAGGTGGCCGCCCATGGCACCGAGGAAGTAGGCAGTCAGGCCGGCCGCGGCGGCGATGCCGAGGGGCTCGAGCCACAGACCGGCGACGATGCCGATGGCACCGGCGACTTCGAGGGCGGCCAGGACGGGGATGTAGCGCATCGGGACGCCAACGGTCTTGTGGATGCTGGTGACGACCTGCTCGTTCTGGCGCAGCTTCATTGCCGCGGAGTTGACGGCGAGGAAAGCGAGCAGGACGGTGGCGATGACGAGGGCGATGAACATGGTTCGTTTCCTTCGGTGGAGGGGACAGCTGGTGGTGTGGCCGGCCTACTGGCCGAGCTCTTTGCGGATTTGGGGGAGCACCTCAGTGCCCAGGAGGTCGACGCTCTTCAGGAAGTCGGCGTGCGGCATGCCGCCGACGTCCATCTGCAGGATCTGTCGGTCGTGGCCGAGCAGCTGGTGGAGGTGCAGGATGCGGTCGGCCACCTCGTTGGGTCCACCGGCGAAGACCATGCCGCCGGGCTCGACTGCTGCCTCGCGACCCGGGAGCGCCATCGCGGGTCGGCCGACCTCGGCTGCGCCGGTGGCCATCATGCGGCGCTCGTGCTCGAGGTAGGTGGCCTTGGCCGCCTTGTTGTCGGTGCCGACGAACCCATGGACTGCGACGGCGATCCCGGCCTCCTCCGCGGGGTGTCCCATCTGGGCCCAGGCGTCGCGGTAGGCGTGGCCGTACTGGGCCCAGTGCTCCGGGGTGCCGCCCAGGATTCCGAGGAACATGGGGACACCGAGCTCGACGGCGCGACCGACCGAGCTGGGGCTGCCGCCGGTGCCGAGCCAGATCCTCAGTGGCTGCTCGGGTCGGGGCACGATCAGGACGTCGGATAGCGGCCGCTGCCGGTGGGGCCCGTTCCAGGTGACTCTCTCCTGGGCGTTGAGCGCGAGCAGCATCTCGAACTTCGAGGCGTAGAGCAGGTCGTAGTCGGCCTCGTCGTGGTCGAAGAGCGGGAACGTGATCGCCGAGGATCCCCGGCCGGCAACCGCCTCGATACGGCCGGGCGCAATGGCGGCCGCGGTGGAAAGCTGCTGGAAGACCCGGACCGGGTCGTCGGTGGACAGCACGGTCACGGTCGTGCCCAGCTTGATGCGGCGGGTCGAGGCGGCCGCGACGTTGACCATCGCCGTGGGGGAGGACAACGGCATCGAGCGGGTGTGGTGCTCGCCGAAACCGAAGAAGTCGAGCCCCACCTCCTCGGCCAGGTGGACGGCCTCGAGGACGTCGCGAATGGCCCGTGCGGTGGTCCCGTAACCGCCGTCGGCGGTACGAGGGGTGTTTCCGAACGTGTAGACGCCGAGCTCGAACGTCATCTCAGTTGCCCTTCTCGGGAGTGGACGGGGTGGTGCTCTGCGGGCAGACCGGCTTGCTGCCCTTGGTCTTGCGGGTGCCGGCACCGAGGCGGTGCTCGCTGTTGCGGCGCATCGCCTCCTCGGTGGCGGAGGCCTGGGGGGCCGCCGGGCCGTCGGTGGCGGCGGAGGCCCGCAAGCCGTCGAGGACCAGGTGGACCAGCCGCGCCGACGCCTCGTCGGAGATGTCGTGGGCGCGCTCGACGAGGCCCGCGTTGGCCATCAGCAGGAGTACGACGTCCTGGGTGGTGAAGTCCTGGCGCAGGACGCCTGCGGACCGGGCGCGGTCGACGAGCGTGACGAGACCCTGAAAGGCACGAGCCCTGAAGGCCTCGATCTCCGGTGCTCGGGTGACGTCCATGGTCACCAGGTCCGCGATGCCGCGGTCACGGGCCTGCATGAGACCCACCGCGGTGACGTATGAGGCGAAACCGTCCCAGGGGTCGGGCTCGGCCAGTGCTGCCTCGACCGCGTCCAGCTCCTCGGCCATGCGCTCCGCGAACACCGCAGCGATCAGGTCACCCCGCGTGGGGAAACGCCGGTACAGCGTCGCGTTGCCCGTGCCCGCCTGACGGGCGATGTCGTCCAGCGGTGCGTCCAGACCCTGCTCGGCGAACACGGCGCGGGCGGCCTCGACGATAGCGGCCCGGTTGCGGGCGGCGTCTGCTCTCAGCTCCATGGACACCAGAACATAGCAAGAGTGGGGACTATTCCCCACTTTTGTCGTAGAGTTCCGTCCATGACCCACCACGTTGCTCGTCCTGCACCGTTCGACCTCGACGACCCGAACGGTGGCCGGCGATGAATCCCACCGCACGCGACTCCTCGGCAGCCGCGCACCTCACCGCGTTGGGCTCGTCCGTGCGACAGCTCCGCGCCGTCGTCGAGCCGCTGGGGGGCGACGACCTGACCAGCGGTGCCTACACCAGCGAGTGGAGCGTCGCGGACGTGCTGTCACACCTCGGCTCCGGGGCAGTCATCAGCATGCGCCGCCTCGAGGACACGCTCGCCGGTCGGCCGACACCGGACGACCACGCCCCAGGAGTGTGGGAGGAGTGGAACGCCAAGACGCCGATGCAGCAGCGGAGCGACGCGCTGGAGGCGGACACTCGGCTCCTGACCAGTCTGAA encodes:
- a CDS encoding DoxX family protein; translated protein: MFIALVIATVLLAFLAVNSAAMKLRQNEQVVTSIHKTVGVPMRYIPVLAALEVAGAIGIVAGLWLEPLGIAAAAGLTAYFLGAMGGHLRVGDTKGLAMPLVPLVLSVAVLVLRIVTA
- a CDS encoding tyrosine-type recombinase/integrase; amino-acid sequence: MAAQRPHVELFLRWMQEVGRYKPSTVSRRLSVVAGFYRTCVIDGLLKHSPAEYVRRPRVSTESPTLGLSHLQLEAMLTAGRKSANINDFALVTMLGLLGLRIFEATGANVEALEEVHGHRVLRVWGKGDKIALVPLPPAVGRAIERAVDGRTGGPILRSRTGNRMDRHCATRRLRALARVAGIATDRMHPHMLRHTFVTTMLDAGVDLRDVQIAARHADPRTTMRYDRARKNLDRHPNYVLAAYMASGT
- a CDS encoding SDR family oxidoreductase; this translates as MTIAIVGATGQLGGLTIDALLGRGIPAGDILALGRNADRLSALADRGVRTAALDLDDVEGTTAALADVDRLLLISVGAPGQALGPRRNAIEAARRAGVGHMIYTSALQAPTTILGLAAEHKATEELITASGIPATFLRNGWYTENHQQDFAAARDQGVIANSVGDGRLATAPRKDFAEAGAVVLTSTGHEGQAYELSGDTAWSYEEFAGVAGQVLDQPVRYQALTPEQEHDQMLAFGLDEGTAGFMVALHGNMRDGALAPTPGDLARLIGHPTEPLATTLRTWV
- a CDS encoding MFS transporter, with product MPKIVSPDVAAELCDALAPPCIIFEISLPMVPVAFVVTPFIGARRPVLFSNLTGLIAGFAMFGSFVLIPIFAETPQGLPDSLARLVGYGFGASTTTAGLYLLPGALAGFVSGPLAGVLGRRYGSKWPMALGMAMASVGLAMFALWHDHPWQIVLGMIVLGSGIPFTFAAMAKVIVDSVRPSETGVATGMNTVMRTVGGVIGGQVGAAILTADTIRRTNIPAESAFVTAFSIGAAAAFVAVFVALLVTPRLPQSRLVPVAEAVE
- a CDS encoding TetR/AcrR family transcriptional regulator produces the protein MELRADAARNRAAIVEAARAVFAEQGLDAPLDDIARQAGTGNATLYRRFPTRGDLIAAVFAERMAEELDAVEAALAEPDPWDGFASYVTAVGLMQARDRGIADLVTMDVTRAPEIEAFRARAFQGLVTLVDRARSAGVLRQDFTTQDVVLLLMANAGLVERAHDISDEASARLVHLVLDGLRASAATDGPAAPQASATEEAMRRNSEHRLGAGTRKTKGSKPVCPQSTTPSTPEKGN
- a CDS encoding LLM class flavin-dependent oxidoreductase — protein: MTFELGVYTFGNTPRTADGGYGTTARAIRDVLEAVHLAEEVGLDFFGFGEHHTRSMPLSSPTAMVNVAAASTRRIKLGTTVTVLSTDDPVRVFQQLSTAAAIAPGRIEAVAGRGSSAITFPLFDHDEADYDLLYASKFEMLLALNAQERVTWNGPHRQRPLSDVLIVPRPEQPLRIWLGTGGSPSSVGRAVELGVPMFLGILGGTPEHWAQYGHAYRDAWAQMGHPAEEAGIAVAVHGFVGTDNKAAKATYLEHERRMMATGAAEVGRPAMALPGREAAVEPGGMVFAGGPNEVADRILHLHQLLGHDRQILQMDVGGMPHADFLKSVDLLGTEVLPQIRKELGQ
- a CDS encoding GNAT family N-acetyltransferase, with protein sequence MTFAESVAWPHRTARASIRPATRSDAEVIWAIRRRPGVSDFLTGLPGELGPWTDRFVEAERLASTLVVEVGDQVIGDLLLVRENAYSQAEVREQAQGVAAEIGWVVSPDWQGRGLATESVSALLDICFGHLGLHRVVAGCTVENRASWRLMERLGMRREAHTVQSGLHRDGTWHDGYMYAMLRAEWVKVTHIHDRLRPSP
- a CDS encoding PGPGW domain-containing protein, giving the protein MKRVGQRLALEVVGWTLLVAGFVALAVPGPGTLMIFAAVAILARQYEWAERRLEPLKQRALAGAARNVETWPRIASSTLLAVGVLACGLLWVSGPPVPPWWWFSHRSWLPGGPAAGISLVMSGLVALGLIAWSYRRFRRASVAPLPSGPGHACDE
- a CDS encoding NADP-dependent oxidoreductase, producing the protein MKAFAITARDTQPTVQDLPTPEPTAGEVLVEVEAASVNGFDLSVTAGYVWDMIPGIEFPVVLGRDLVGTVTALGEGVEGVAVGDRVTAVFPGMALGPRTGSFTEYVALPATAVTAVPSGVDSQQAAVIGLAGVAASDALEALDIQAGETVLVSGATGGVGSIATQLAAAAGATVIGTAQPGQEEAYVRSLGAAHTLDYTGDVAAAIEAIAPQGVDKIVHAAGDPSALATVLKPGGAAASTLGASAEQFGRDDVTVATIMADATAEKLAALLERVARGELRVNVETAIPLGRAPEAFAAFADGTLGKVLITR
- a CDS encoding NAD(P)-dependent oxidoreductase — its product is MNVTVFGATGAIGSLTVTELLDRGHTVTAYARNPDKVPPGWADRVRVVIGELDDAAAIDTAILGAHAVVSALGPSMERTATGLPLVVGIGHILDAMGRHGVRRYVGHATPAILDPRERPTLVTRFTTFMPRTFMRRAYDEITGMTDLVMASNLDWTIVRFIAPKDTPKKGTPRVGFFGTDKLGFAIGRADIAAFTAGQVDDTTYVHRAPAISN
- a CDS encoding helix-turn-helix domain-containing protein; protein product: MVSGIDPSALRAAREKAGLTQHELARLVGAAGGERISRWELGASVPRPDFLVKLARPLTVSLAALVQDDLSGNAPGWMVRLHSTGSWAGPRLLLATFAAYTGRNHLLAEFQEMARVFWDNSLQSD
- a CDS encoding GNAT family N-acetyltransferase, whose amino-acid sequence is MNPGLALETCKVGRDGDAKRGAGVCARDDELGSVHRPTASLAEGAVNATALQPSSSAPGGAAFPPVDRRTVTNQAGCELDVRSVAELPEFLRRAAVLKDDLIDLEDIELTGTKAVNGLPDMLDKFSQLSLVILRNRLTCGPPLRLAGHTSEATKSAAAGRFLDDHALTAAREDVFSSPRVLSARCNFRYKNAMVRLRVDDSAAANDGAAVWPMYKSVFGDYSDYETWHGAVWGKHSVRNGFRLARAYDADVLVGFAYGYTGEHGQWWTDNALRVLEHEVADAWLGGHFELVSIGVLDTARRRGIGRGLMHVLLEGLPHERLLLMTSSDPSDPARRLYASEGWHVLGPGIGDGTVIMGRRTGDPPTV